From Homalodisca vitripennis isolate AUS2020 unplaced genomic scaffold, UT_GWSS_2.1 ScUCBcl_7216;HRSCAF=14804, whole genome shotgun sequence:
CCCTTGGGTTTATATTAGTTGTTGGTAGAGTTtagtttaattatgtaattaaactaATGATTTACACTAATCTGTAATGTAAATCCATATTAAATATAGTGGATAGTACTatgaatattgtatatttgttaacatttctATAAATGAGCCACTTACCTCAGAGAAATTGCCTTCCTTAGCATGATGTCTAGTCATGGTCTGAAGCCATGTGAACCGCAATTCAGGTGTGGAGGCGTACGAGTTTGCTAGACTGTGCTGCAAGTCTACCAACATCTCTGGGTCATGATGCAACTCTCGCATCTGTGCCGTAGCCATCAGTACAGTCCGGATACGCCTGGTAAGGTCCTTCACTTCCACCGGAAACCCTGCCACAGATACAGTAAGTAAGTTTGCTAGACTGTGCTGCAAGTCTACCAACATCTCTGGGTCATGATGCAACTCTCGCATCTGTGCCGTAGCCATCAGTACAGTCCGGATACGCCTGGTAAGGTCCTTCACTTCCACCGGAAACCCTGCCACAGATACAGTAAGTAAGTTCGCTAGACTGTGCTGCAAGTCTACCAACATCTCTGGGTCATGATACAACTCTCGCATCTGTGACGTAGCCATCAGTACAGTCCGGATACGCCTGGTAAGGTCCTTCACTTCCACCGGAAACCCTGCCACAGATACAGTAAGTAAGTTTGCTAGACTGTGCTGCAAGTCTACCAACATCTCTGGGTCATGATGCAGCTCTCGCATCTGTGCCGTAGCCATCAGTACAGTCCGGATACGCCTGGTAAGGTCCTTCACTTCCACCGGAAACCCTGCCACAGATACAGTAAGTAAGTTTGCTAGACTGTGCTGCAAGTCTACCAACATCTCTGGGTCATGATGCAACTCTCGCATCTGTGCCGTAGCCATCAGTACAGTCCGGATACGCCTGGTAAGGTCCTTCACTTCCACCGGAAACCCTGCCACAGATACAGTAAGTAAGTTCGCTAGACTGTGCTGCAAGTCTACCAACATCTCTGGGTCATGATACAACTCTCGCATCTGTGCCGTAGCCATCAGTACAGTCCGGATACACCTGGTAAGGTCCTTCACTTCC
This genomic window contains:
- the LOC124374082 gene encoding dedicator of cytokinesis protein 9-like, coding for QCHVVWQTVLGNCLRCCNSRLSAIRQESCAILYLLMRSNFEFSNRKGLTRVHLQVIISVSQLLGNIVGLNNARFQESLSLINSYANSDKVMKGTGFPVEVKDLTRRIRTVLMATAQMRELHHDPEMLVDLQHSLANLLTVSVAGFPVEVKDLTRRIRTVLMATAQMRELHHDPEMLVDLQHSLANLLTVSVAGFPVEVKDLTRRIRTVLMATSQMRELYHDPEMLVDLQHSLANLLTVSVAGFPVEVKDLTRRIRTVLMATAQMRELHHDPEMLVDLQHSLANLLTVSVAGFPVEVKDLTRRIRTVLMATAQMRELHHDPEMLVDLQHSLANSYASTPELRFTWLQTMTRHHAKEGNFSEAACCQLHIAALMAQYLKLKEVQTWGAEAFQPISSNIPRDEIALKLDSGVHEVQYKRKQLLLEQLE